The Dokdonia sp. 4H-3-7-5 genomic interval AATGATTTTCTAATTGCAGCATCTGTTTTTCCTTGCGCTTTGAGTTTTCGCCAGCGAGATGAGCTTTTTATAGCATTATTAAAAATGCGCTCCACATCCTCCTCTTCGATATCTCTAAAAGGCGCTGTTTTGTTTTTCTCGTTTTGTCTATCAAACTCGGCTTGTAATCTTGGCATATGCGCAGCAACAGCATCTTCTGCCATTTTCTGCATACGAGAATCTATAGTTGTCGTTATTGTAAGACCATCACGGTAAATATTATAATATGTGGTATTACCCTCTGCGTCTTCTCCTTTAGGATTCTCTTTAATCCATGAAGCCATGAATTTCTTAAGATTTTCTCTAAAGTACGTTGCCGTTCCATCTGCATGTCCTTCTGGAGTAAACTTTACTTCCATAGGTAATGCTGTGAGGGAATCTTTTTCGGCAGTTGTGATCATTCCGTTTACTTCCATCTGCTTGAAGACTTGATTGCGCCTTCTTAGTGATTTCTCCTTAGATATCTCACGGTATGGATTATACTGTCTTGGATTCTTAAGCATTGCTACAAAAACAGCGCTTTCATGCAAATCAAGATCTTTTACATCTTTATTAAAGTAAATACGAGCGGCAGAGCTTATACCAATAGCATTAAAAAGAAAGTCAAATTTATTAAGATACATCGCAATGATTTCTTGCTTTGTATACTGGCGCTCCAGCCTTGTTGCAATTACATATTCCTTTGCCTTCTGCAGAAGCCGCTCTAGCGTGGAGCTAGGAGGATTTGAAAATAACAACTTAGAAAGCTGTTGTGTTACTGTACTTGCACCACCGTTTTTACCAAGATAAGCCATCGCTCTGGCCGTACCTCTAAAGTCTATACCAGAGTGCTCATAATAACGCTCATCTTCTGTTGCAACTAGTGCATCGACAAGGTTCTGTGGTAATTGATCATATTTAATAGGAGTCCTATTTTCATTGTAATAAGTACCTAGCTGCTTTCCATCAACAGAGATGATTTTTGTAGCAAGGTTACTTTCTGGGTTTTCAAGTTCTTCAAAGGTGGGGAGTGTTCCAAAAACATTCCAACTCGCTAGTAAAAATAATAGTACTGCCAGTGTGACTCCTCCTGCAAATAGTCGCCAAAACCAAGAAATATATTTACTGTAATCTCCGTCGCTTTTTTTTGCAACTTTTTTTGGAGGTGTTTGTTTTGCCATTATGATGTGTTTATTCTTGCTTTTCAATACGTAATCCTACTTCGGTAATTCCTTCTAGATAGGCATCTCCAGCGATGTTTCCGTTTTTTCTTACTGCGTGCTCTATAGTAAATGTGTAGGTTCCGCTTTCGCGAAAGCGTACTCCTTCTCTATACAACAATTTACTTTCTTTAATATCTCCAAAACCAGTACCCATCCACGTTCCATCTGGATTTGCCATTTCATACTCGAGGGTATCGGTATACGTACGCCCTTGCGGAAACTGCATCTCTGTAATCAAAAAAAGATTACTGTATGGGTATTGATTATTATTACGAACGGTAATGAATGCATTATATAATGGCACGCTATCAAGCTCGTTTACTTCTAACACCACAGGTTCATTAATATTCCATGAGCTACCTAACGACGTGTATGAATGATACACTTGTTTTGAATCACATGAAACACATAAAATAATGAGTATCAATAGTAATACGTTACGCATTAGGTTTTGGTTTTTGAGGACGCCTTTTATTTTTATTTGCAGGCTTTGATCCTCCAGACTTTTGACCTTCTTGAGTTGGATTTTGGCTCGTTGCATCTTTAGCTTTTCCTCCCTGAGCTTTCGGCTTTGGGCCTCTGCTTTTAGGTCTAGGTCCTTTACCCTCAGGTCTTGGGCCTTTTGCTTGAGGCTTTGGGCCTTTACCTTCTGGTCTAGGTCCCTTTGCTTGAGGTTTTGGTCCTTTCTTTGCTGCAGGTCTTGGACCTTTTGCACCATCTTGATTGGGTTTTCTGGGAGTTCTATCCTTAGCTTTTGGTCTATCTCCTTGAGGCTTGTTTCCGTTACCCGCAGGTTTTCTCTTACGACTATTGCGTCGCTTGTTTGTAGTTTTAGGCTTGTCAAAACGAGTAAGACTATCTTGACCTACCACATTACCAAAATCTATTACTGTTTCTTCTATAAGTTCGGCAGCAAATTCTTCTAGGCTTGCAACCGGTTCTTTCTTCTTATTTGCAGCTATAATTTCATTTGCATGATCTGTCGTAAGCTTATGCCAGTTCATCCATTCTCCCTCGTAAGCATACCACAAGTGCCCTTGAAAAATGTCAATTTTCTGGCAAACTGCAGTTCCTTTTTGAGTGTATAATTTTGTCTCACTTTTTGGAAAACTTTTGAGCGCATCCATATAAGCATCTAGCTCATAATTAAGACAGCACTTCAATTTCCCACATTGTCCAGCAAGCTTTTGCGGGTTAAGTGATAATTGCTGGTATCTAGCAGCACTCGTAGTTACAGACCTAAAATCTGTTAACCATGTAGAACAACAAAGTTCGCGACCACAAGAACCTATACCACCCAGACGTGCCGCTTCCTGACGAAGACCTATCTGTCTCATCTCAATACGAGTGCGAAAATCTTGAGCAAATTCTTTTATGAGTTGGCGAAAATCTACACGATCTTCTGCCGTATAATAAAATGTCGCTTTAGAACCGTCTCCTTGAAACTCAATATCTGATATTTTCATTTGGAGATCTAGACGTATCGCTATCTGTCTAGCACGCACCTTCATACTTTCTTCCCTCTCACGAGCAGTAGTCCAGATATCTATATCTCTCTGTGATGCCTTGCGATAGATTTTAAGTGTTTCTGGAGTGTCTTGCCTTACTTTCTTGCGCTTCATTTGCACTCGCACAAGCTCACCAGTAAGGGTTACCATTCCAATATCGTGGCCAGACTCTGCTTGAGTCGCTACAATATCACCTATACTTAGGGTAACTTTTTCTTCGTTTTTATAGTAATCTTTACGTCCATTTTTAAAACGTACTTCTACGTAGTTAAAAGCTTCTTGTCCATCAGGAAGGGACATATTAGAAAGCCAGTCAAAGACTGTAAGTTTATTACATCCGTCGGTTCCGCAGGTTCCATTGTTTTTACAACCTTTAGGAGATCCGTCTTCACCTGTGCCACAACTGCCACATGCCATATTTTGTATATTTAAATGTACACCGCTCCATATCAATCGTTAAGAGAGTAACAGATGCGTGTACGCGTTATATTTATGTTCAAAATGAACTATCGATAAAGATAGGTAATCTATAGCGCCTTTTCCAAAATCAAAATCAACAGATTCTTTTTCTATTGATTACTTCTTAAAAGCCAGCTTTTCTGATCTACCTTTCTTAAAAATCTTATTACTATTTCCTTTACCAGAACGTAATTTCTTTTGCTCTTCGTATGGCAGTGCATTAATCTCTGCACACTCCGTAGAGCAGCAGTTTTCATTAGCCTTTGCACATTCCTCACATTGTATAAAAAGTAAGTGGCAAGCTTCATTTGCACAGTTTACATGCTCATCGCAAGGAGTACCACACTGGTGACAATTTGAGATAACATCGTCTGAGATACGCTCTCCACGACGGTGATCAAACACAAAATTCTTACCCTTGAACTTATTATCAAGCTTCTCTGCTTCTACCTGGCGAGCATACTCAATGATTCCTCCTTCTAGCTGGAAAACATTTTTAAAACCTTTGTGCTTAAAATAAGCACTTGCTTTCTCACAACGTATACCACCCGTAC includes:
- a CDS encoding gliding motility lipoprotein GldH, with product MRNVLLLILIILCVSCDSKQVYHSYTSLGSSWNINEPVVLEVNELDSVPLYNAFITVRNNNQYPYSNLFLITEMQFPQGRTYTDTLEYEMANPDGTWMGTGFGDIKESKLLYREGVRFRESGTYTFTIEHAVRKNGNIAGDAYLEGITEVGLRIEKQE
- the ricT gene encoding regulatory iron-sulfur-containing complex subunit RicT; this translates as MACGSCGTGEDGSPKGCKNNGTCGTDGCNKLTVFDWLSNMSLPDGQEAFNYVEVRFKNGRKDYYKNEEKVTLSIGDIVATQAESGHDIGMVTLTGELVRVQMKRKKVRQDTPETLKIYRKASQRDIDIWTTAREREESMKVRARQIAIRLDLQMKISDIEFQGDGSKATFYYTAEDRVDFRQLIKEFAQDFRTRIEMRQIGLRQEAARLGGIGSCGRELCCSTWLTDFRSVTTSAARYQQLSLNPQKLAGQCGKLKCCLNYELDAYMDALKSFPKSETKLYTQKGTAVCQKIDIFQGHLWYAYEGEWMNWHKLTTDHANEIIAANKKKEPVASLEEFAAELIEETVIDFGNVVGQDSLTRFDKPKTTNKRRNSRKRKPAGNGNKPQGDRPKAKDRTPRKPNQDGAKGPRPAAKKGPKPQAKGPRPEGKGPKPQAKGPRPEGKGPRPKSRGPKPKAQGGKAKDATSQNPTQEGQKSGGSKPANKNKRRPQKPKPNA
- a CDS encoding penicillin-binding protein 1A, with product MAKQTPPKKVAKKSDGDYSKYISWFWRLFAGGVTLAVLLFLLASWNVFGTLPTFEELENPESNLATKIISVDGKQLGTYYNENRTPIKYDQLPQNLVDALVATEDERYYEHSGIDFRGTARAMAYLGKNGGASTVTQQLSKLLFSNPPSSTLERLLQKAKEYVIATRLERQYTKQEIIAMYLNKFDFLFNAIGISSAARIYFNKDVKDLDLHESAVFVAMLKNPRQYNPYREISKEKSLRRRNQVFKQMEVNGMITTAEKDSLTALPMEVKFTPEGHADGTATYFRENLKKFMASWIKENPKGEDAEGNTTYYNIYRDGLTITTTIDSRMQKMAEDAVAAHMPRLQAEFDRQNEKNKTAPFRDIEEEDVERIFNNAIKSSSRWRKLKAQGKTDAAIRKSFDVKTDMTIFTWAGDVDTLMTPRDSIRYYKKFLRTGMMSMVPQTGEVRAWVGGINMNHFQYDHVQLGKRQVGSTFKPFLYATAVDQLHLSPCDTLPNTLYTIPAGAHGNTKNWTPENSGGEMGGMITMKEALAQSVNTISARLMDKVGPQPVLDLVSKLGIDTKDIPVVPSIALGTADLSVYEMVSAYGAFANQGVYVKPQIVSTIQDKNGTVLYQHVPETRDVLSAESAYVTLQLMEGVTRSGSGARLRHTWRKDAIYRNAVTGYPYGFDNAIAGKTGTTQNQSDGWFMGIVPNLVTGVWVGGDDRAVHFPGIGYGQGATMALPIWGMYMKEVYKNEDLEISKSEFSKPSNLTITTNCDDYKSSGVSDELPDELDF